One segment of Erigeron canadensis isolate Cc75 chromosome 2, C_canadensis_v1, whole genome shotgun sequence DNA contains the following:
- the LOC122587521 gene encoding uncharacterized protein LOC122587521 — protein MYFVDEPMFEDDVFHTRYRMSRRLFFKIVEDITAAFPWFRSSANAAGIRGFLAIQKCTCALRQLAYDNLADNYDEGLAFSTRTTRECLDNFCIAVKYLYGEEYLRSPTSHDVARLYEVHEADIIYLA, from the coding sequence ATGTACTTTGTGGATGAGCCGATGTTTGAGGACGATGTCTTTCATACGAGATATCGTATGTCGAGGAGGTTGTTTTTCAAAATCGTGGAAGATATCACTGCAGCATTTCCGTGGTTTCGGTCTTCGGCAAATGCGGCGGGTATTAGAGGGTTCTTGGCGATTCAAAAGTGCACGTGCGCGCTACGGCAACTAGCGTACGACAACCTCGCCGACAACTATGATGAGGGGTTGGCGTTCTCTACTAGAACGACACGTGAGTGTCTAGACAACTTTTGCATTGCCGTAAAGTATCTTTATGGTGAAGAGTATTTGCGTTCCCCGACTAGCCACGATGTTGCGCGTTTATATGAGGTGCATGAAGCCGACATCATTTACCTGGCATGA
- the LOC122587522 gene encoding uncharacterized protein LOC122587522: protein MIGSIDCTHWTWRNCPHSLRGQYHRGDHERPTIILEAVASYDLWFWHAYFGVASSNNDINVLKQSPLFIPEVNGKSREYTFTVNGHRYNRGYYLGDGIYPPWSCIVKAYAYPVARKEKIMKKLQESARKDVERAFGLLENKWAIIDRPT from the coding sequence ATGATCGGTAGCATCGACTGTACCCACTGGACTTGGAGAAATTGTCCACATAGTTTGCGTGGGCAATACCATCGGGGTGATCATGAACGCCCGACTATCATACTTGAGGCTGTTGCTTCCTATGATTTATGGTTTTGGCATGCCTATTTCGGTGTTGCGAGCTCAAACAATGACATCAATGTTTTGAAGCAATCGCCATTGTTTATTCCCGAAGTGAATGGGAAGTCACGTGAGTACACATTTACCGTAAACGGTCACCGTTACAACAGAGGATACTATCTAGGGGATGGTATTTACCCACCTTGGTCTTGTATTGTGAAGGCGTATGCATACCCGGTCGCGAGAAAGGAGAAGATAATGAAGAAACTCCAAGAGTCCGCGAGAAAAGACGTTGAGCGAGCATTCGGGCTTCTGGAGAACAAGTGGGCTATCATCGATCGACCGACATGA
- the LOC122589644 gene encoding protein SPA, chloroplastic, translating to MSSATSLGSPFLSPPSSSTSSLKHSSSSSSSHSHLVSFKCSRNQRHPHLIKAELDQNTVIAVAVGVVSVAAGLGIPIFYESQIDNASKRDNTQPCFPCNGTGAQSCRFCTGSGTVTVELGGGEKEVSKCINCDGAGGLTCTTCQGSGIQPRYLDRREFKDDD from the exons atgtcatCTGCAACTTCACTTGGCTCTCCATTTCTATCTCCaccttcttcttcaacttcttcgTTGAAacattcttcttcatcatcatcttctcaTTCTCATTTGGTCTCCTTCAAATGCTCAAGAAACCAACGTCATCCACACCTTATCAAAGCTGAGCTAGACCAAAACAcg GTGATTGCTGTGGCTGTTGGAGTGGTTAGTGTAGCTGCTGGACTTGGGATTCCGATTTTCTACGAGTCACAGATTGATAATGCC TCAAAACGAGATAACACACAACCATGCTTTCCATGCAATGGAACCGGGGCAC AATCGTGCAGATTTTGCACAGGAAGTGGTACTGTAACAGTTGAACTTGGCGGTGGTGAAAAAGAAGTGTCTAAATGCATAAACTGTGATGGTGCTGGTGGATTAACGTGCACCACATGTCAAGGCAGCGGGATTCAACCTCGATACCTTGACCGCAG AGAATTCAAGGACGACGACTAG
- the LOC122589643 gene encoding peptidyl-tRNA hydrolase, mitochondrial-like, which translates to MNNIATGIPLSLSSSSSSTLFNLNRYRQFLITSFSSSSYEPQIKPRFYRKVTMSSSSYASPAANSGVTPSVPGDPVTEISKKPPPPPAKQYPWLIVGLGNPGKLYNRTRHNVGFEMIDAIAEAEGIPVSGVSFKAFFGKGSIGNVPLMLAKPQTFMNVSGESVGAIVSFYKIPPKQVLVIYDDLDLPFGKLRLLPKGGHGGHNGMKSVINHLKGSRDFPRLRIGIGRPPGKMEAASYVLRRFTKQESDELEFTFQTGIEAVRILLLQGFDKSATFVNSLKPMKV; encoded by the exons ATGAATAATATAGCCACCGGAAtcccattatcattatcatcatcttcttcttccacttTATTCAATCTCAATCGCTATCGCCAATTTCTTATCacctcattttcttcttcttcttatgaACCCCAAATTAAACCAAGATTTTATAGAAAAGTTACAATGTCTTCATCTTCATATGCATCCCCGGCGGCCAATTCCGGTGTAACACCGTCGGTTCCCGGAGACCCAGTTACGGAAATTAGCAAGaagccgccgccgccgccggcAAAGCAATATCCTTGGCTGATTGTCGGTCTTGGAAACCCTGGCAAATTGTATAACCGCACTAGACACAAT GTGGGTTTTGAGATGATTGATGCAATAGCAGAAGCTGAGGGTATTCCCGTTAGCGGTGTTTCTTTCAAAGCATTCTTTGGGAAAG GGTCTATTGGAAATGTACCATTGATGCTTGCTAAGCCTCAGACTTTTATGAATGTTAGCGGTGAGTCT gttGGAGCAATTGTTTCTTTCTATAAGATTCCACCTAAACAAGTACTCGTG ATTTACGATGACTTGGATTTGCCTTTTGGAAAGTTGCGGCTATTGCCAAAAGGTGGACATGGTGGACACAACGG GATGAAGAGTGTGATCAATCATCTCAAAGGCAGTCGTGACTTTCCGCGTTTAAGAATAG GCATTGGGAGGCCTCCTGGCAAGATGGAAGCTGCTAGCTATGTTCTTCGGCGATTTACCAAACAAGAAAGCGATGAG CTGGAGTTTACTTTCCAAACTGGCATTGAAGCGGTTCGGATCCTTCTACTGCAAGGTTTTGATAAGAGTGCGACATTTGTTAATAGTTTGAAACCCATGAAGGTATAA